GCTTCGATACGGTCGTCGAGGTCCCGTACGGCTGCGAAATGCCCGTCGACTATGTGGTCCAGCAGTCCATGCGGCAGGACGCTGATCATCGCGAAGTCGGCGGAGTGCGGATCACACAGGTCGAGCCACACCGCCACGTCCGGATCGTTCACGTATTCCGAGATGTCAGCGGTCGGAAAGCCCCCAGGATCAGGACACCTGGCAGTACCTGTACCGGGGGGCGTACCGGCGGCGCGGCTCCGTGTCGATGGCCGCCATCGCGGCCGTGGACACCGCGCTGTGGGACATCAGGGCCAAGTGCGCAGGGATGCCCCTCTACCATCTCCTCGGCGGCGCCTCCCGCACCGGCGCCCTCGCCCACGGGCCCGCCTCCGGCCGCGACGTGCCCGAACTGCTCGACTCCATCCGTGTGCATCAGGAGCACGGCTACCGCGCCATCCACATACAGATCAGGTTCCCGGCTCGACTCCGTGTGCGGTGTGGCCGCCTCCGGCGCCGGCGGCGGAGAACGCTACGACTACGAGCCGGCGCGCCGCACCACTGGCGACCGGCCCCAGCCACCGTCGAGACCTGGGACACACGCGCGTACTCAGCCGGCCGCCGTGACGACGAGTCGAACGCCGCGGCCCGGCCCCCGAAGTAGACGAGGGCGTGGTTGCGCAGGTCCTCCAGCAGGTTGAAGGCGTTCAGACGTACAGCGTTACACGAGCCACGAGGGCTTCTTCCGGTGCGGTGAACTCCAGACTGCGAGGTGCCTGTACCGCCGGAAGGCGGTGTCAGTGGCGGATGCCCGACGGCTGACCGATGTTTCCGTGGACGTGGTTGCGGCCTCGCGGCACCCACATCCACGGCCCGTTGCAAGCCGCCGAAGCAGCAGCGTCGCCGGCACTGAACTCAAGGAACACACATCTCGCACGAGGAGACACGATGACCGCCGAGAGCACGCTGAGCCAGGAAGCGGGCATAGCCTTGGCCGTGGACGATCTCGTCGTTCACATGGGCGGTAACTGCTCGCTGAGAGAAGTCGGTGAAGGCGGAGCGATGGGCTACGACAAGGTCGCTGGAGGCAGGATCGTCAAGTGCTGCTTCTCCGACATGAATCAGCCGGAAGCGGACGTCTTCATCGACGACGGCTCCAGGAACGGCATCGACCGCCGAGTGAAACACACCACGGCCATGCCCGTAGGCACGGGCGGTCCTGACGGGTAGGTTCCCACGGCCGGCATCCGCGGGGGACGAGCCTTGTGGATGCCCTTTGATCGCGGATAGCCCGTCAAGCCCTCCTCTCAGGAGAGAACACGAGATATGTCTGCACAGGAACCTGCGCGCCACACACCCCAGCGCGTCGGAGTGGTGGCCGAGTCCGTCTCCGGGGAGACGCGTGTCGCGGCGACGCCGATGACCGTGCGTCAGCTTCTGGGACTTGGTTACGAGGTCGTGGTGGAGTCCGACGCCGGCGCCGCGTCCGGCTTCAGTGACCAGGTCTATGACGATGCCGGCGCGGAGATCGGCGACGCCTGGGACGTGGACGTCGTCCTGAAGGTGAACTCCCCCTCCCACGTGGAGATCACCCGGCTGCGGGAAGGCGCGACCGTGGTCGCCCTGCTGGCCCCGGCACAAAACCCCGAGCTGCTTCGGACGCTCGCCGATGCCGGAGTGACCGCTCTGGCGCTGGACGCGGTGCCGCGCATCTCGCGTGCGCAGTCGATGGACGTGCTGTCGTCGATGGCGAACATCGCCGGGTACCGGGCGGTGATCGAGGCCGCGCACGTCTTCGGCCGGTTCTTCACCGGCCAGGTCACCGCGGCGGGCAAGGTGCCGCCGGCGAAGGTGCTGGTCGCCGGCGCGGGTGTGGCCGGTCTGGCGGCGATCGGTGCGGCGTCCAGCCTCGGCGCGATCGTACGGGCCACCGACCCGCGTCCCGAGGTCGCGGATCAGGTGAAGTCGCTGGGTGGCGAGTACCTTTCGGTGCACGTCACCCAGGAGACGAGCGCCGACGGCTACGCCAAGGCGACCTCCGCCGACTATGACCGTGCCGCCGCAGAGCTCTACCACGAGCAGGCGAGGGACGTGGACATCGTGATCACCACCGCGCTGATTCCGGGCCGGCCGGCGCCGAGCCTGCTGACGGCGCGGGACGTGGCGGTCATGAAGCCGGGCAGCGTCATCGTCGACATGGCTGCCGCCCAGGGCGGCAACGTCGAGGGCACTGTGCCCGGGCGTGCGGTCGTCACCGACAACGGCGTCACCATCATCGGGTACACCGACCTGGCCTCCCGGCTGCCGGCCCAGGCCTCGCAGCTGTTCGGCACCAACCTGGTGAACCTGCTGAAGCTGCTCACGCCCGACAAGGACGGACAGCTGACGATCGACTCCGATGACGTCGTGCAGCGGGCCGTGACCGTGGTGCGGGGCGGTGACGTGACCTGGCCGCCGCCTCCCGTCGCCGTCTCGGCCGCGCCCGCCGCGCAGCCCCAGGCCGCGCCCGCAACGCCCGAACTGAAGCAATCGAAGCTGACGCCTGCGCGGCGCTTCGGCTTGATCGGGCTCGGCATGCTTGCCATGTTCCTGCTGGTGGCGTTCGCTCCCGCCCAACTCGCGGGCAACTTCACCGTGTTCGCTCTGGCGGTGGTGATCGGCTACTACGTCATCGGCAAGGTGCACCACGCGTTGCACACCCCGCTGATGTCGGTGACCAACGCGATCTCCGGGATCGTCGTGATCGGAGCCCTGCTGCAGATCGGGCACGAGAGCAGGATCATCACCGCGCTGTCGTTCGTGGCAATCCTGCTGACGAGCGTCAACATCTTCGGAGGTTTCGCCGTCACCCGCCGCATGCTGTCCATGTTCTCGAAAGGCTGAGCCCAGATGACCTCCCTGACGGCCTCCCACGCTGCCGACCTGGTTGCCGCCCTGTTGTTCATCCTCAGCCTGGCCGGCCTGTCCCAGCACCGAACCTCCCGCGCCGGCGTCGTCTACGGCATCGCAGGTATGGTCCTCGCCCTGGTCGCCACGGTTGTGGTGGCGGCGCAGAGCATCACCGCCGGGGCAGTGGCCCTCATCGTGCTGGCCATGGCACTCGGCGCGGCGATCGGCCTGTGGCGGGCCCGCCGCGTCGAGATGACGCAGATGCCCGAACTGATCGCGGTGCTGCACAGCTTCGTCGGCATCGCCGCGGTGATGGTGGGCTGGAACAGCTACCTGGAGGTGGAGGCGCACGGCACGGCGCAGACCCGGATCAGCGCCGACCTGCTGGGCATCCACCACGCGGAGGTGTTCATCGGCATCTTCATCGGCGCAGTCACGTTCACCGGCTCGATCGTTGCGTTCCTGAAGCTCTCGGCGCGCATCAAGTCCCGTCCGCTGACGCTGCCCGGCAAGAACGCGCTGAACCTCGGTGCGCTCGCCGCGTTCGTCGTACTGACCGTCTGGTTCGCGATCAGCCCGAACCTGCCGCTGATGATCGCCGTGACCGCGCTGGCACTGGCGCTCGGCTGGCACCTGGTCGCCTCGATCGGCGGCGGCGACATGCCCGTCGTCGTCTCCATGCTGAACAGCTACTCGGGCTGGGCGGCGGCCGCAGCCGGCTTCCTGCTCGACAACAGCCTGCTCATCGTCACGGGCGCGCTGGTGGGCTCCTCCGGTGCCTACCTGTCGTACATCATGTGCAAGGCGATGAACCGATCCTTCATCTCCGTCATCGCGGGCGGTTTCGGCATCGAGGCGCCGTCCAGCCGCGAGGAGGAGCAGGGTGAGTACCGCGAGGTGCGGGCCGCGGAGGCGGCCGAGATGCTCGCCCAGGCTCGCTCGGTGATCATCACCCCTGGTTACGGCATGGCCGTCGCCCAGGCTCAGCACCCCGTCGCGGAGCTGACGCGACAGCTGCGCGAGCGGGGCGTCGAGGTCCGCTTCGGTGTCCACCCCGTCGCCGGCCGCCTGCCCGGACACATGAACGTGCTGCTGGCAGAGGCGAAGGTGCCCTACGACATCGTCCTGGAAATGGATGAGATCAACGACGACTTCGCCGACACCTCGGTCGTGCTGGTCGTCGGCGCGAACGACACCGTCAACCCGGCCGCGACCGAGGACCCGGGCAGCCCGATCGCCGGCATGCCGGTACTGCGGGTCTGGGACGCGGAGCAGGTCGTTGTCTTCAAGCGCTCCATGGCCTCCGGCTACGCGGGCGTGCAGAACCCGCTCTTCTTCCGCGAGAACAGCAGCATGCTCTTCGGCGACGCCAAACAGAGCGTCGAGGAGATCCTGCGCGCGCTCAGCACCAACGGCAGCCATGGGGCGGCCCCGGCCGCGCGTCAGGCGACGACGGCCGGCCGGTGAGCTGGTACTGATTTCGTTCGCCGCTCCGTCACAGGCGTCCGGACCGACTCGATGGTTCAGTTGCGGGGGCTTGGCCGGTTGCAGTGCCCGCTGAAGCGGGGGTGCAACCGGCTGACCATTCCGCGGCGCGGTGCTCTCGCGGCGCCCGGTGGCACGGAGCGGGTGGTGCTCGGGGCCCTTCACCCCTTATTAGCGATACCGAATCGAGGGCCTCGACCTAACGGTCGCGGTCTTCGTCGCGTTGTCGTAGATGATCGTGATGCCCAGGGCCTCGTAGAGGGGCTCCTTCTTGTCGGTGTCGGCGCCTTGGATGCGTTGCGCGATGTGGGCTGGAAAGGAGTCGAGCTTCTTGGGGGCTGCTTCCTCGTCTCGTTGTGCGTCGTTGATCCACTGGGTGACGATGGCTGGGTCGGGGGTGTGGATCTGTGTGGTACTGGCTGCGATGCTCGCGTGGCTGAGTGCGGTGATGGTGGCGGTGAGCCGGTCCGGGGCGAAGGCCCAGGAGATCCATGTGTCCAGTTCCCGGTAGACGATGTCTTCGCGCAGGTTGATGGTGCGCGGGTGGTCGAGGTCGGGGTAGAGGGTTGCTTCTCGTTCCTTGAATTCGCATCGGTGGTAGACGCGGTCGCGGATCGCGGAGGGCTGCATCTGCATCGCCTGCCCCTCCTACAGGGTGAAGACGCGCAGCACGACGGGCGCGGTGGCGGGATCGGACAGGATCTCGGAGAGGGGGCGGTCAGCGTAGTTGTCGGTGTGCTGGGTCATCAGTGGTGATTCGTTCCAGCCGGTGCAGATCTGGGTGTGCTGGATGTCGTTGGGGGCGTGGGAGAAGTTGTACTGCAGGATGTCCGCCGGGGTGAGGTCATAGGCGTTGTCGAGCACGGTGGTGCGCTGGGAGTTCTGGGCGGCGTACACGAAGAAGTTCTCGGCGCCGGCCCAGGTGTAGGAGGTGTTGTAGAAGAACCCGTAGTTGGTTTCCGTCCTGCGGCGGTGAGAAGCACGCTACTGGCTGAGAACATGCGCTCGCCGATCGAAGAAACCAGGACATCGGTTATCTATAGAATTGTTCGAATAATGTCTACAAATGGAGCGAACTCTGCCGCCAAATCACGCTGCGGCTGGAGATCCTCCTCCGTCCTCCCGTCACCGGGTGTGGAGGTGGCTTGGGCAAGCGGGACCTGTCGCAGCCCAACGTCCAGTTCGCTCCGGCCGTGCTGAGGTCGGCTCCGGCGTCGAGGGGGCCTGGTAGCGGGCAGGACGTCGGTCGCATTCCTTGATCGCCTGGCGGGCTCGGGTGTGCTCGGGGGTTTGGGTCTATGGGGCACGGTGCGGTCGTCGTCGTAGCGCTGATGCCACAGCAGCCATCCTGCGCCGACACGGCTTCCAGCCCTTCGCCGTCTCCCTCACCCGCTGACCCCACCGGAGTGGGTCCCCTCCCCGGACGAGGACATGTCGTACGAAACCTGGGAACGGACGCCTCGCACGCCGCCAGAACGCCCTCTGTGAGAACCCCGAGGGCCCGCACAGTGGTGATGGGGCAACTGAGCGCAGTGTGAAGGCGATCGACGAGGACAGCCGGAGTTGTCCTGGCCCTCTGGGGAGGTTCCGTTCGGGGAGGCTTCAGTCGCCCCTCAGCCGCACCCCGAACCGGGTGCGCAGTCGCTGGATCTCCCACCATGCGATCGCCGTCACCGTGGCCGGACCACCGATGAGCAGCACATAGGCGATCGGCGTCGGTCCGCTGGGCAGTTTTGCGGTCGCTGTGAACGCCCAGACCAGGAAAGTGGCCAGTACAGGCGGGGCCGCAGGGTGAACCGCGGCCGCGCCGAACCCGGTTCGTGCGACTGCGGCAGAGGCGAACAGGAACAGGAACACCGCCCACAGGACTGCCGCCAGGAACGCGAAGGACAGCCATGAACCCACGGAGCCGCCCAGCCGGGAGGGGTCGGCCACGCTCCAGCCGACGACCAGTACGACGATGAGCAGCAACGTCCCGAAAAACAAGCCCAGTTGGCGCAACGATGCACGCAGAGCGACCCACATCGTCCGGCGGCGGGCGGGAGACGCACACCAGACGAAGACCATGAAGACGACCGGCGCGCTCACGACGAGCAGCCACGGCGTGGCGAGGAGCACGCCCCAGCGATCCGAAAGTGACTCGCCCATGTCCTGCACGGAGCCGAAGGCCACGATGTCCGCGAATGACACCGCGATCGCCGCGCACGTTCGGAGCCTCTTGACGCGTGCCACGTCCGGGTCACGCACGGGGACGGAGTCTGCTGCACGAAGGAAGAGGTGCCAGGCCGCGCGGCGGGCGTTGCGGGCAAGGTAGTACAGCCCCATCAGGGGAGAGAGCAACAGCAGAACGGGCGACAGCAGAAACAATACGCCGCCGGGCAGACGGCGGAGGAGCCCGGGCAGCGAGGGCCAGTCCCGGAACTGCGCATGACCAGCCGGGGCAGAGGAAGGGGGCACAGGCACCCCGTTCACCGCCCAGGACGGCAGGGGACCACTTCCCGGCCGGATGGAGACCAATTCCGCACACCTCGCCCACGGGGACGCCTTCAACGCATCCCCCGGCAAGACGCGCGGGCCACACGATGCGGTTCCCGAAGGATCGACTGCCCACCCTGTCAGGCGAGTTGCGCGCCTGCTGCGCAGAACAAGCAGGGCCACGGGAAGCAACACCTTGGGGTGTTGTCGTGGGGTTCCAGTGCTGCCGGTGGGTGGGTTGCGGCGGTTGTGGCTGCGGCGATGTGGCCGTCGTGGGCTGGTGCCGTTTGGCGTGTTCTTCACGCTGGGGAGGAAGCGGTCGCCGAGCGTCGACGCCTGGTTGTACTGCGGGTGGGCGCCGGGTGGACAAGGAGGCGGCCGGCGGGTGTCAGCTCTGGGGACGGGTGGCGAGCCACCAGCACAGGCCGGCCAGGGGGAGTTCGACGGCCAGAGCGAGGGCGATCGAGATCGGGAGATCGCTGGAGGTGCTGGTGGTGGTGTCGAACCAGGCGTCGACGCAGAGCATGGCGGCGCTGGCGGCGGCGTGGGGAGGGACGCGGCCGCGCCAGTGGGGGCGTAGGGCGTAGGCGCCGGTGCGGGCGAGTTGGCCGAGCAGGAAGATGTCGAAGCCGACCCAGGCCATGCGGTAGTGGCCGGAGAGCTGGCGCTGCGGCAGGGTGTGGGAGAGGTAGATGATCCAGGGCAGGAGGATCGTGCTGAGCGTCAGGTAGAGGGGGCCGACCCAGCGGGGCAGCCCGGACCGTGCTGCTGGTGGTGGTGCGGTCCCAGGGGCGGTCACGTGGTGGTTCCGGGGTCGGCGTAGCCGTGGGTGTAGGCGTAGCGGATGGCCTGGGCGCGGTCACGGCTGCCGGTCTTGGTGAAGATGCGGTTGATGTGGGTCTTGACGGTGGCTTCGCTGACGACGAGTTGGCGGGCGATCTCGCGGTTGGAGCGGCCTTCGGCGATCAGACGCAGCACTTCGGTCTCGCGGGCCGTGAGGTCGTCCACGGCGGGGTCGTCGGTGGCCGCCGCCACCGGCATGCCGGTGGCGGCGGCGAGCAGGGTGCGCTGGGCCGCGGGGTCGAGGAGGGACTGGCCCGCGGCGGCAGCCTTGACGGCGCGTTCGATGTCCGTGCGGGTGGCGGATTTGGTGAGGTAACCGAGGGCGCCGGCTCGCAGGGCGTTGAGGATGGAGGCCTCGTCCTCGTAGGTGGTCAGGACCACGATCCGGGCGGCGGGGCGGTCCGCGATGATGCGGGCGGTGGCGTCGATGCCGTCGCGGCGCGGCATGTTCAGGTCCATCAGCACGACGTCCGGTTCGAGGTCGTGGGCGAGTTCGGTGGCGGCGTTGCCGTCGTCAGCCTGGCCGATCACCTCGATGCCGGGGAGGGTGCCGAGCAGCAGCGCGAGTCCTTCGCGAACGGCGGCCTGGTCGTCGGCGATGAGAACTCGGATCGGGGGCGTCGTCGTACCGGTCACGTGGGAATTGTGACGCACACCCGCCAGGTGTTGTCCACGGGTCCGGCCTCGAAGGTGCCGCAGGCCAGGAGGGCGCGTTCGCGCAGCCCGGTCAGTCCGTAGCCGCCTCCGCTGGCGCCGAGGGGCCGGGGAGTGTCTGCGTCAGGGAGGGGGTTGGCGGCAGTGAGCGTGGTGCGGTCGGCGGCGTAGGTGAGGGTGAGTCTGACGGGCTGGCCGGGGGCGTGCTTGGCGGCGTTGGTGACCGCTTCCTGGGCGGTGCGCAGCACGGCGAGGGTGGCGTCCGGCTCCAGGCGTCGGACGTCTCCCTCGACGTACAGGGTCACGGCCTGGCCGGTTCCGTTCGGCTGGGTGCCGGTGGTCAGGCCGGTCAGGAGTTCGGGAAGCAGGGCGCTGTCCTCGCGCAGGGCGTGCACGGCGCGGCGGGTCTCGGTCAGGCCGGAGCGGGCCAGGTCGCCGGCCCGGTCGACGCAGCCGAGCGCTTGCCCGAGAGCCGGGTCCGCCCGGGTGGCGGGGTTGTCGTGCAGCAGGGCGTGCGCGGCTTCCAGTTGGAGGGACAGCGCGCCGAGGGAGTGGGCGAGGATGTCGTGGATCTCGCGGGCGATGCGGGTGCGCTCGTGCAGGACCGCAGCGTCGGCCTCGGCCTGCTGGGCGCGGCGGGTCTGCTCCAGCAGTTCCTCGGCCTGGTCGGCACGCTGGACATAGCCGAGGCGGATGAACCCGGTGCCCAGCCCCGCTCCGATCAACACCAGGTAGCCGAGGAAGGTGGCCGTCTCGCCGCCGACGGCGATCGTGGTGACCCCCAGCGCGAGGGCGGCCGCCACGGCGACGGCGATCGACGTCTCGGGCGCCAGGGCCGCTGCAGCGACCATCGCTGCCACCGGTGCCGCGACGATGCCGACCGCGTGCGGGGCGAGGCCACCCAGTGCGCCACCGCCCACCGCTGTCGCGGCGAGCGCGATGGTGAGCAGCCGCAGCCGGTGTTCCGCGATCAGCCACAGCAGCCACCCCACCGTGGTGACCACAAGCGCGCAGGAGATCGCCAGGCCACGGCCGTGCCAGCCGGCCGGCGGCCGGGCGTGCGCAGTGCTGGAGAACAGAGCTGCCAGGCCGGCGAGCCGCATGACGCGGATGCCCCACCGGTAGGCGGGCCGGTCGCGGAGCGCCGGGGCGGCGGCAGGCATGGAGGCTCCCGGATGTGGCAGCGGGCACCGGCCGGCCCGCTCAGCTGTGCTTGCGAGCGCCGACCGGTCGACTTACGGCGACCCTACCGCGCTCGGCCGGAGAACCAGCCCGACTCCCGGGCGCTCGGCAGGCACGGTGGGCGTCAACCCGGTCTCCACTCGCGCTCAACTGCTGGTCTGACGCACCGGCCCCGCTCGCAGACCCAGCATGGAAACCACTCAAGCACACCCCCAACACCGCCCACCGTAAGCGAGTTCAGAGATGCTGATCCGTCTCCTCATCCGCCTCGTCAAGGCGCTCAAGCGCGCCGACTGAGCCGGCCCCACGCAACCGCGCCCACCCATCCCCGGCCGTCTCCCATCGGAAAGGAGATTCCCATGTTGATCGGTCTCGTGGTCC
The genomic region above belongs to Streptomyces sp. CG1 and contains:
- a CDS encoding response regulator encodes the protein MTGTTTPPIRVLIADDQAAVREGLALLLGTLPGIEVIGQADDGNAATELAHDLEPDVVLMDLNMPRRDGIDATARIIADRPAARIVVLTTYEDEASILNALRAGALGYLTKSATRTDIERAVKAAAAGQSLLDPAAQRTLLAAATGMPVAAATDDPAVDDLTARETEVLRLIAEGRSNREIARQLVVSEATVKTHINRIFTKTGSRDRAQAIRYAYTHGYADPGTTT
- a CDS encoding sensor histidine kinase, with product MPAAAPALRDRPAYRWGIRVMRLAGLAALFSSTAHARPPAGWHGRGLAISCALVVTTVGWLLWLIAEHRLRLLTIALAATAVGGGALGGLAPHAVGIVAAPVAAMVAAAALAPETSIAVAVAAALALGVTTIAVGGETATFLGYLVLIGAGLGTGFIRLGYVQRADQAEELLEQTRRAQQAEADAAVLHERTRIAREIHDILAHSLGALSLQLEAAHALLHDNPATRADPALGQALGCVDRAGDLARSGLTETRRAVHALREDSALLPELLTGLTTGTQPNGTGQAVTLYVEGDVRRLEPDATLAVLRTAQEAVTNAAKHAPGQPVRLTLTYAADRTTLTAANPLPDADTPRPLGASGGGYGLTGLRERALLACGTFEAGPVDNTWRVCVTIPT
- the pntB gene encoding Re/Si-specific NAD(P)(+) transhydrogenase subunit beta; this translates as MTSLTASHAADLVAALLFILSLAGLSQHRTSRAGVVYGIAGMVLALVATVVVAAQSITAGAVALIVLAMALGAAIGLWRARRVEMTQMPELIAVLHSFVGIAAVMVGWNSYLEVEAHGTAQTRISADLLGIHHAEVFIGIFIGAVTFTGSIVAFLKLSARIKSRPLTLPGKNALNLGALAAFVVLTVWFAISPNLPLMIAVTALALALGWHLVASIGGGDMPVVVSMLNSYSGWAAAAAGFLLDNSLLIVTGALVGSSGAYLSYIMCKAMNRSFISVIAGGFGIEAPSSREEEQGEYREVRAAEAAEMLAQARSVIITPGYGMAVAQAQHPVAELTRQLRERGVEVRFGVHPVAGRLPGHMNVLLAEAKVPYDIVLEMDEINDDFADTSVVLVVGANDTVNPAATEDPGSPIAGMPVLRVWDAEQVVVFKRSMASGYAGVQNPLFFRENSSMLFGDAKQSVEEILRALSTNGSHGAAPAARQATTAGR
- a CDS encoding Re/Si-specific NAD(P)(+) transhydrogenase subunit alpha, with translation MSAQEPARHTPQRVGVVAESVSGETRVAATPMTVRQLLGLGYEVVVESDAGAASGFSDQVYDDAGAEIGDAWDVDVVLKVNSPSHVEITRLREGATVVALLAPAQNPELLRTLADAGVTALALDAVPRISRAQSMDVLSSMANIAGYRAVIEAAHVFGRFFTGQVTAAGKVPPAKVLVAGAGVAGLAAIGAASSLGAIVRATDPRPEVADQVKSLGGEYLSVHVTQETSADGYAKATSADYDRAAAELYHEQARDVDIVITTALIPGRPAPSLLTARDVAVMKPGSVIVDMAAAQGGNVEGTVPGRAVVTDNGVTIIGYTDLASRLPAQASQLFGTNLVNLLKLLTPDKDGQLTIDSDDVVQRAVTVVRGGDVTWPPPPVAVSAAPAAQPQAAPATPELKQSKLTPARRFGLIGLGMLAMFLLVAFAPAQLAGNFTVFALAVVIGYYVIGKVHHALHTPLMSVTNAISGIVVIGALLQIGHESRIITALSFVAILLTSVNIFGGFAVTRRMLSMFSKG